One Paroedura picta isolate Pp20150507F chromosome 16, Ppicta_v3.0, whole genome shotgun sequence genomic region harbors:
- the LOC143826715 gene encoding olfactory receptor 14A16-like produces MLNITSTTEFLLLEFSDIRELQILHFFIFLAVYFTAVTGNLLIVIAVALDHHLHTPMYFFLMNLALLDLGMVSITVPKAMANSFLNTRSISYSACVAQVFFLFSLGWSNLAILTIMAHDRYVAICNPLQYETIMHRRACIQMAISAWITGIFYGILNIGGTFAITFCSNMINQFFCEVPQILKLSCSDMYLVEVGIIIFDFSLGLGCFIFIIVSYLPIFAAVLRIPSVHGQKKALSTCLPHITVVSLLIFSSLFTYMRPHSHTSSNQDLIFAIIYVILPPLLNPFIYGMRNKEIKTALLKLSDLGHFSKTISRKAFV; encoded by the coding sequence ATGCTCAACATTACCTCCACAACTGAATTTCTGCTCCTGGAGTTTTCAGACATCCGagaactacagatcttgcatttctTCATATTCTTAGCAGTATACTTTACTGCAGTGACTGGCAATCTTCTCATCGTAATTGCTGTAGCCCTTGATCATCAcctgcacacccccatgtacttttttCTCATGAATCTGGCACTTCTGGATCTTGGCATGGTTTCCATCACAGTACCCAAAGCTATGGCCAATTCCTTCCTGAACACCAGGTCCATTTCTTATTCTGCATGTGTAGCTcaggttttctttctcttctcccttggATGGTCAAATTTGGCCATCTTAACAATAATGGCACATGATCGGTATGTCGCTATCTGCAATCCATTGCAATATGAGACAATTATGCACAGACGAGCCTGCATTCAGATGGCAATCAGTGCATGGATAACAGGAATATTCTATGGTATATTAAACATTGGAGGGACTTTTGCCATCACCTTTTGCTCCAACATGATCAATCAGTTCTTCTGTGAAGTACCACAGATTCTCAAACTCTCCTGTTCTGACATGTATCTAGTGGAAGTTGGTATTATTATATTTGACTTTTCACTTGGACTAGGATGCTTCATCTTCATCATTGTCTCCTACTTGCCAATTTTTGCAGCAGTGCTCAGAATCCCTTCTGTTCATGGTCAGAAAAAGGCcctctccacttgccttccccatATCACTGTGGTGTCTTTGCTTATATTTAGTAGCCTCTTCACTTACATGAGGCCTCATAGTCACACTTCATCTAACCAAGATCTTATTTTTGCAATAATTTATGTTATTCTCCCTCCCTTGCTCAATCCATTCATCTATGgcatgagaaacaaagaaatcaaGACCGCACTGTTGAAGCTCTCTGATTTGGGTcatttttcaaaaacaatttCAAGGAAAGCTTTTGTATGA
- the LOC143825249 gene encoding olfactory receptor 14J1-like, protein MPNLTSRTEFLLLEFSDIRQLQILHFFVFLAVYLTAVTGNLLIIIAVAFDHHLHTPMYFFLMNLALLDLGMVSITVPKAMANSLLNSRSISYSACVVQVFFLFFLGGSNVAILTIMAHDRYVAICNPLQYETIMHRQACIQMAVGAWIAGIPYGILHIGGTFTITFCSNMINQFFCEVPQILKLSCSDMYLIEVGIIMFSGFIGLGCFVFIIVSYMKIFAAVLRIPSVHGQKKALSTCLPHLTVVSFLILSSLFNYMRPQSHTSSNQDLLFAIIYVILPPLLNPFIYGMRNKEIKTALSKLSDLRDFSKTI, encoded by the coding sequence ATGCCCAATCTTACATCCAGAACTGAATTTCTGCTCCTGGAATTTTCAGATATCCGACAACTACAGATCTTACATTTCTTTGTATTCTTGGCAGTATACTTGACTGCAGTGACCGGCAACCTTCTCATCATCATTGCTGTAGCCTTTGATCATCAcctgcacacccccatgtacttttttCTCATGAACCTGGCACTTCTGGATCTTGGCATGGTTTCCATTACAGTACCCAAAGCTATGGCCAATTCCCTCCTGAACTCCAGGTCCATTTCTTATTCTGCCTGTGTTGTTcaggttttctttctcttcttccttggaGGGTCAAATGTGGCCATCTTAACCATAATGGCCCATGATCGGTATGTTGCTATCTGCAATCCATTGCAATATGAGACAATTATGCACAGGCAAGCCTGTATTCAGATGGCAGTCGGTGCATGGATAGCAGGTATACCCTATGGCATCTTACACATTGGAGGAACTTTTAccatcaccttctgctccaaCATGATCAATCAGTTCTTCTGTGAAGTTCCACAGATTCTAAAACTCTCCTGCTCTGACATGTATCTAATTGAAGTTGGTATTATTATGTTTAGCGGTTTCATCGGACTAGGATGCTTCGTCTTCATCATTGTCTCCTACATGAAGATTTTTGCAGCAGTGCTCAGAATCCCTTCTGTTCATGGTCAGAAAAAGGCcctctccacttgccttccccatCTCACTGTGGTGTCTTTCCTTATACTTAGTAGTCTGTTCAACTACATGAGGCCTCAGAGTCACACTTCATCTAACCAAGATCTTCTTTTTGCAATAATTTATGTTATTCTCCCTCCCTTGCTCAATCCATTCATCTATGgcatgagaaacaaagaaatcaaGACTGCACTGTCGAAGCTCTCTGATTTAAGGGATTTctcaaaaacaatttaa